A single region of the Paludibacter jiangxiensis genome encodes:
- the cls gene encoding cardiolipin synthase, whose translation MFHLSSIPEWLLLCIYLFTMAPTIVVILLENRNPVKSLAWILVLIFLPLLGFILYLYLGQDYRKQKIVAKKSIRRLHNRPKENLEELDVDNSSLSESKKHLIHLLKNNSEALAFQGNDIRIYTNGVDTFDALFGEIEKATKEIHIEFYIIEDDEVGKKFRELLIRKASQGVRIRLIFDFVGSFHFKRPQQNELRAAGVELYSFLPAHFKITIRKNRINYRNHRKIVIIDGSVGFTGGVNIADRYLTGNKLGMWRDTFMRIEGPAIHGLQYAFLTDWFFVSRQLLSGDHFFPYIPPIPDRDNVVQVVTSGPDSDWENIQQGIFVAVTSATRYVYVQTPYFMPTDIVMSALQTAALGGVDVRVMMPEKTDTPMTQSCSYSYITQSLEAGVKIYLYRNAFMHSKAIVIDDEISTVGSANMDFRSYEQNFELNAFIYDQKSAVELKEIFLADQQLCTEITLEEWSNRPISTRIKESVARLFSPLL comes from the coding sequence ATGTTTCACCTTTCTTCAATTCCGGAATGGTTGTTGCTGTGTATTTATCTTTTTACGATGGCACCTACCATTGTGGTGATTTTGCTGGAAAACCGTAATCCTGTAAAATCGCTGGCATGGATTCTTGTGCTTATTTTTCTTCCTTTACTCGGCTTTATCTTATATCTTTATTTAGGACAGGACTACCGCAAGCAGAAAATTGTTGCCAAGAAGAGCATACGAAGGCTGCATAACCGTCCCAAAGAGAATCTGGAAGAACTGGATGTGGATAATAGTTCTTTGTCCGAAAGCAAAAAGCACCTTATCCATTTGCTGAAGAATAACAGTGAAGCCCTTGCTTTTCAGGGGAACGATATTCGCATTTACACGAATGGCGTTGATACGTTTGATGCCCTTTTTGGCGAAATTGAAAAAGCAACAAAAGAAATTCATATCGAATTTTATATCATTGAGGATGATGAAGTAGGAAAAAAATTCCGTGAATTGCTTATCCGTAAAGCATCTCAGGGCGTGCGCATACGATTGATTTTCGACTTCGTGGGAAGTTTTCATTTCAAGAGGCCTCAGCAAAATGAGCTCAGAGCTGCCGGGGTAGAACTCTACTCGTTTTTACCGGCTCACTTCAAAATTACCATTCGCAAAAACAGGATAAATTACCGGAATCACCGTAAAATAGTGATTATTGACGGTAGTGTGGGCTTTACCGGAGGTGTCAATATTGCCGATAGATATTTGACAGGCAATAAACTGGGCATGTGGCGTGATACTTTTATGCGCATCGAAGGTCCGGCTATCCATGGATTGCAATACGCGTTTCTTACCGATTGGTTTTTTGTGAGCCGCCAGTTGCTTTCCGGCGATCATTTCTTCCCCTATATTCCACCCATTCCTGACCGTGACAACGTGGTGCAGGTCGTAACCAGTGGTCCGGATTCAGACTGGGAGAATATCCAGCAGGGTATTTTTGTGGCTGTAACTTCAGCAACCCGCTATGTCTACGTACAGACTCCCTATTTTATGCCTACCGACATTGTGATGTCAGCTCTTCAAACTGCTGCTCTCGGTGGTGTCGATGTGCGGGTAATGATGCCCGAAAAGACCGATACCCCCATGACTCAATCGTGTAGCTATTCCTATATTACGCAGTCGCTTGAGGCGGGTGTTAAGATTTATCTCTACCGCAATGCTTTTATGCACAGTAAGGCAATTGTAATCGACGATGAGATTTCAACAGTCGGATCGGCGAATATGGATTTCAGAAGCTACGAACAGAATTTTGAGCTCAATGCGTTTATTTACGATCAGAAAAGTGCGGTGGAACTCAAAGAAATATTCCTGGCCGATCAACAGTTATGCACTGAGATTACCCTTGAAGAGTGGAGCAACCGTCCGATTTCAACACGCATTAAAGAGTCGGTGGCTCGCTTGTTTAGCCCCTTGTTGTAA